Part of the Streptomyces sp. f51 genome is shown below.
GCCGTCCCGCCGGCGTTGTCGAGGAGCCCCTCATGACCCACCCGTCCGACACGGGACCGGCCCCGGTGCTGGCGCTGAAGGACATCTCGAAGTCCTTCGGCGCCGTGCGCGCCCTGCGGGACGTGTCCCTGGAACTGTTCCCCGGCGAGGTGCACGCGCTCGCCGGAGAGAACGGCGCGGGCAAGTCGACCCTCATCAAGACGCTCGCCGGCGTGCACCGACCGGACGCCGGCCAGGTGCTGCTGGACGGCGAACCCACCGTCTTCCACGGCCCCGCCGACGCCCGCGACGCGGGCATCGCGGTGATCTACCAGGAGCCGACCCTCTTCCCCGACCTGTCCATCGCCGAGAACATCTTCATGGGCCGTCAGCCCCGGCGCGCCCTTCGCCGCATCGACCACAAGGCCACCCACGCCGCGACCGCGGCCCTCATGAAGCGCCTCGGCGTAGAACTCGACCCCGAGCGCCCGGCGCGCGGACTGTCCATCGCCGACCAGCAGATCGTGGAGATCGCCAAGGCCCTCTCCTTCGACGCCCGCGTCCTGATCATGGACGAGCCGACCGCCGCCCTCACCGGAAGCGAGGTGGCCCGGCTGTTCGGCGTGGTCCGGGCCCTGCGCGAGCAGGGCTCCGCGGTGCTGTTCATCTCGCACCGGCTGGAGGAGATCTTCCGGATCTGCGGGCGCGTCACGACCCTGCGCGACGGGGCCCTCATCTCCAGCGAGCCGCTGGAGGGCATGACGGAGGACGACCTGGTACGCCGGATGGTCGGCCGCGATCTCGACGAGCTCTATCCCAAGCAGCACGTCGAGGCGGGCGAAGTCGCCCTCAGCGTGCGCCGGCTGACCCGGGAGGGCGTCTTCACCGACGTCTCCTTCGACGTCCGGCGCGGCGAGATCGTCGGACTCGCCGGGCTCGTCGGCGCCGGCCGCACCGAGGTCGCGCGGTCGGTGTTCGGCGTGGACCGCTGGGATGCCGGCGAGGTCGAGATCGACGGCCGCCCGCTGACGAACGGGGCCCCGTCCACGGCCATGGCCGCCGGGCTCGCCCTCGTCCCCGAGGACCGGCGCGCCCAGGGCCTGGTGATGGGCATGTCCATCGAGCGCAACATCGGTCTGACCGGGCTGCGTTCGACGGTCAGGGCGGGCCTGATGGACCGAGGGGCCGAACGCAGCCGCTCCCTCGACTGGGCGGTCAGGCTCCAGGTGAAGTACGCCCGGATCGCCGACACCGTCGCCACGCTCTCCGGCGGCAACCAGCAGAAGGTCGTCCTCGCCAAATGGCTGGCCACCGGCCCCAAGGTGCTGATCGTCGACGAGCCCACCCGGGGCATCGACGTCGGTACGAAGGCCGAAGTGCACCGGCTGCTCAGCGAGTTGGCCGCCGATGGCGTGGCCGTCCTGATGATCTCCTCGGATCTCCCCGAGATCCTCGGCATGGCCGACCGCGTGCTCGTGATGCACGAGGGCCGGCTCACCGCCGAGATACCGCGCTCCGAAGCCACCGAGGAGTCCGTGATGGCCGCCGCCACCGGGAGGGCCGCCGCATGACATCCGCAGAGAGGGCCGCCCGTACGGCAGTTGCCGAGAGGGCTCCCCGCGTGACCTCGCTCATCCCCCGGAGGGCCGCCGCATGACAGCCGTCGAGAGGGCCGCCCGAATGACCCCGACCTCCCGGAGGGCCGCCGCATGACGGTCACCGCGCCCACCCCCGCCCCCGCCACCGAGGTGCCCAGGTCCAGCGGCGCCCGGCTCGTGGACCGCGTCTTCAAGATGCGCGAACTCGCCATCCTGGCCGTCTTCCTGGTGATGATCGCCGTCACCCAGCTGGGCAACAGCGAGTTCCTGTCCGAACAGGGCGTCAAGGACCTGCTGCTGAACGCGACCATCCTCGTGCTGGTCGCCACCGGCCAGTCCCTCGTCGTCATCACCCGCAACGTCGACCTGTCGGTCGGCTCGACCCTCGGCATCAGCGCCTTCGCGGCCGGTACGTACCTCCAGGGCGGCGGCAACCCCGTCGTCGCGGTCCTCCTCGCGGTGCTGCTCGGCATCGGGTGCGGACTGGTCAACGGCATGCTCGTCAGCCTCGGCCAGGTGCCCGCCCTCGTCGTCACCCTCGGCACGCTCTACATCATCCGCGGCGTCGACTCCATCTGGGTCGGCTCCCGGCAGATCACGGCGGCCGATCTCCCCGGCGGCTTCGTCGACTTCGGCTCCGGCGGCATCTCGGCCGTCCCGTATCTCGCGCTGATCGCCCTGGCCGTCCTGGTGGTCGCCGCGTACTACCTCAAGCACTTCGGCAGCGGCCGCGAGCTGTACGCGCTCGGCTCCAACCCGGAGGCCGCGCGGCTCGCCGGCATCCCGGTCCGCAAGCGCATCCTCACCGCGTACGTCGTCTGCGGCGGCCTCGCGGGACTCGCGGGCGCCCTCTACCTCGCCCGGTTCGGCAACGTCGACTCCGGCACCGGCACCGGCTACGAACTCACCGTCGTCAGCGCGGTCGTGGTCGGCGGCGTCGTCTTCACCGGCGGCTCGGGCAGCGTCTACGGAGCCGCCCTCGGCGCCCTGCTGCTCACCTCCGTCAACAGCGTCCTGCCCGCCCTCGGTGTCAGCTCCGTCTGGGTGCTCGCCATCAACGGCGTCCTGCTCATCCTCGCCATCGCGGTCGACCGGATCGTCGCGCTGCGCGTGGCCTCCGCACTGAAGAAGAGGAACGCCCGCCATGGCTGACTCCGCTCTCGCGCGCGCCGTCCGCTGGGACACGGTCGTCGGCGCCCTCCTCATCGTCCTGCTGCTTTTCTCCTTCTCCTTCGTGGACGGCTTCGGCAACGCCCTCAACCTGTCGTTCCTGATCGGCAACACCCTGCCGATCGCGCTGATCGCCCTGCCCATGACCCTGCTCGTGGTCGCCGGCGAGATCGACCTGTCCGTGGCCTCCACGGCCGGGCTCTCCGGGTCGGTGATGGGCGCCCTGTGGAACCAGGGCATGGCGATCGAGACGATCATCCCGCTCTGTCTCGTGCTCGGCGTGGTGTGCGGGCTCGTCAACGGCCTGCTGGTGACCCGGCTCGGCCTGCCCTCCCTCGCCGTCACCATCGGCACGCTCGCCGCCTACCGGGGCATCGCGCAGATCGTGCTCGGCTCCGACGCCGTCACCGACTTCCCCACCCAGTACCAGGACTTCGCGGCCGGACGCATCGGGGACACGTTCGTGCCCCAGGCCCTCCCGGTCTTCCTGGTGCTGCTCGCCGTCGCCGTGGTCGTCCTGCACGCCACCCCCTTCGGGAGGTCGGCGTTCGCGATCGGCGCCAACGAGGAGGCCGCCCGCTTCGCCGGTGTCCGGGTCAAGCGGCAGAAGCTGATCCTGTTCGTCGCGACCGGCCTCATGGCCTCCCTGACCGGCGTGTTCTGGGCGCTGCACTACGCCAGCGCCCGCTACGACAACGCCACCGGGCTCGAACTGTCCGTCGTGGCCGCCGTCCTGCTCGGCGGGATCGACTTCGACGGCGGCAGGGGCACGCTCGGCGGCGCGATCGGGGGAGTCTTCCTGCTCGGCTCGCTCCAGAACGTGATGAGCCTGCTCAACGTCTCCGCGCAGTCGCAGATCGTCGTCACCGGCGTCCTGCTCGTCGTCTCCGTGCTCGGCCCCCGGGTCGGGCGCCAGATCTCCGTGGCGCGGGCGGGCCGCAGAGCCGCCGCCCCGACCCCGGCCCCGATTCCGTAACCCCGCCCGGCCCGGCCCCGTACCCGTCGTCCCGGCCGGCTCGGCCCCGTACTCGTCACCCCGGTCCGCTCACCGTCGCAAAGGAACCCTCAGCCATGCGCACAACATCGATCCGCCGTACCTGCGCGGCGCTCGCCGCCGTCACCTCCCTCGCCCTGGCCGTCACGGCCTGCGGCGGCACCACCAAGAACGACGTCAAGGACTCGGGCGGCTCCGGCGCAGCCGCCGCCGGTGCCACGGCGGACCCGAACGCGGCCACGAAGAAGGGCCTCACGGTCGGTTTCCTGCCCAAGGCGGTCAACAACCCGTACTTCACCTCCTCGGACAAGGGCGGCGAGAAGGCGCTGACGGAACTGGGCTCGAAGTACAAGGAGGTGGGCACCAACAGCGCCACCGACACGAGCGGCCAGGTGAGTTACGTCAACACGCTCACCCAGCAGCAGGTCGACGCGATCGCGGTCTCCGCCCAGGACCCGGGTGCCCTGTGCACCGCGCTCAAGCAGGCCATGACCAACAAGATCAAGGTCGTCACCTACGACTCCGACACCAAGACCGACTGCCGCGACGCCTTCGTCTCGCAGGCGAGCGCGGAGGACCTGGGCCGCACCGAGGTGCAGCTGCTCGCCCAGCAGATCGGCTACAAGGGCGAGATCGCGATCCTGTCCGCCGCGCAGACCGCGACGAACCAGAACACCTGGATCGACTACATGAAGGACGAGCTGAAGGATCCCAAGTACAAGGACGTGAAGCTGGTCAAGGTCGCCTACGGCAACGACGAGGCCCAGCAGTCCTTCCAGCAGACGCAGGGCCTGCTCCAGGAGCACCCGAACCTGAAGGGGATCATCTCCCCGACCACCGTCGGCATCAAGGCGGCCGCCCAGTACCTGTCCGGCTCCAAGTACAAGGGCAAGGTCAAGCTGACCGGCCTCGGCACCCCCAACGACATGCGCAAGTACGTCAAGAACGGCACGGTCGAGGCCTTCGAGCTGTGGGACCCGGCCAAGCTGGGCGAGCTGGCCGCCCGCACGGCCGTCGCGCTCGCCTCGGGGCAGATCACCGGCAAGGAGGGCGAGACCTTCAAGGCCGGCGGCATGGGCTCGTTCACGATCGGCAAGGACGGCGTGATCAGCCTCGGCAAGCCGACCGTGTTCAACGCGAAGAACATCGACCAGTTCGACTTCTGACGGTGTGCCGGGCCGGTGCTCCCGCCACCGCGCCGGCCCGGCTCCCAGGCCCCGGAGGGTCATCGATGCAACGGGTGTGCTTTCTGCTGAAGGTCCGTGCGGACCGCCTCGACGCGTACCGCGAGCGGCACGCCGCCGTGTGGCCCGAGATGCTGGACGCGCTCTCGGCCACCGGCTGGCACAACTACTCGCTCTTTCTGCGCGAGGACGGACTGCTGGTCGGCTATCTGGAGACCGAGGACTTCACGGCCGCTCGGGCCGCCATGGAGGCCACCGACGTCAACGCCCGCTGGCAGGAGGAGATGGCGCCGTACTTCACCGCACTGGACGGCGCCAGGCCCGACGAGGCGATGACACCCCTCACCGAGGTGTTCCACCTCGCCTGACCGCTCCACCCGCCCGGAACGATTCGAGGAGCCGTACATGAGACCGCGCCGCAATGACGACGGACCCTGCCCGGTGCCGTGGGGAGACGTCCGCCGGGACCACTCCTCCGGCCCCGGACGTCATCGTTCTCCGGCTGCCCGCACGACCACCGGTTCCGGCGCCCTCGCGGGTAATCTGAGGGCCGGCCTGCCGCTTCTCGTTCTCCTGGAGGTTCCCGCCTGATGGCCCAGTCGGTGGGTATCAAGGACGTCGCCCGTGCCGCCGGAGTCTCCGTCGGCACGGTCTCGAACGTGATCAACCGCCCGGACTCGGTGGCCTCCGAGACCAGGGCGCGCGTCCAGTCCGCCATCGACCGGCTCGGCTACGTGCGCAGCGAGTCGGCCCGCCAGCTGCGGGCCGGGCGCAGCCGGATCATGGGTCTTCTCGTGCTCGACATGGGCAACCCGTTCTTCGTGGACGTCGCGCGCGGCGCCGAGCGCGCCGCGCGGGAGACCGGACTCGGGGTGATGGTCTGCAACAGCGCGCAGTCCCCGAGCGAGGAGGCCGACTATCTGTCGCTCTTCGCCGAGCAGCGGGTGCGCGGGGTGCTGCTGACCCCGTCGGACGCGAGCGGGCGCAACATCGAGGCGTTCCGCCGCAACGGCATCCCCTTCGTCCTGGTCGACCGGGTCGCCGAGGGCACCACCGAGTGCTCGGTCTCGGTCGACGACGTGGCAGGCGGCGCGCTCGCCGTGCGGCACCTCGTGGACGCCGGACACCGTTCCATCGCGTACGTCAGCGGACCGCCCGGGCTCAGCCAGGTGAGGGACCGCCGTACGGGCGCGCTGAACGCCCTGCGCGAGGCGGGCCTGGGCCCGGAGCGGCTGCGCGAGCTGCCCACCGAGCGGCTGGACGTGGCCGCCGGACGCGACGCCGGAGCCCGGCTCCTGGGCCTCGCCGAACGGCCCACCGCCGTCTTCTGCGCCAACGACCTGCTCGCCCTCGGCGTCCTCCAGGCCATGTACGCGGCCGGGGTCGGCGTGCCCGACGACCTCGCGATCGTCGGCTACGACGACATCGAGTTCGCCGCGGCGGCGGTCGTCCCGCTCACCTCCGTGCGCCAGCCGGCGGTGACCATGGGCGCCCTCGCGGCCGAGCTGCTGCTTGAGGAGATCGACGCGGAGACCGCGCCCGTGCCGCACGAGCACCGGCGGGTCGTGCTCCAGCCGGAGCTGGTGGTGCGCCACTCGAGCCTGGCGGCGCGCTGACCAGCGGTTCAGTTCCCCGTCACCGGACTGCTGAGTCACTGTTCAGTTCATTTTCCCGGTCCCCGGGCCGCGGAGCCCGGCCGACATGTGCTCAACTGGGACAGCCTGGAATCCGTACGTCTCGGGAGACCTGTTGACCGTCAGCTACCGCCAGCCCGGTGTCGTCCTCACCGACCACCGCTTCACCGTGCCTCTGGACCACGACCGGCCCGCGGGCGAGAGCATCGAACTGTTCGCCCGCGAGGTCGTCGCGAGCGACAAGGCGCACCGGAACCTGCCCTGGATGGTCTATCTCCAGGGCGGCCCCGGCTTCGGGGCGAATCGTTTCGTCGGCCGTCAGGCCTGGCTCGACCGAGCCCTGGAGGACTTCCGTGTGCTGCTGCTCGACCAGCGCGGCACCGGCCATTCCACCCCCGCCAACCGGCAGACGCTGCCGCTGCGCGGCGGCCCCCGCGAGCAGGCCGAGTACCTCGCGCACTTCCGCGCCGACTCCATCGTCCGGGACTGCGAGGCCATCAGGCCCGGGCTGACCGGCGGCGCGCCCTGGACGGTGCTCGGCCAGAGCTTCGGCGGCTTCTGCACCGTGCGCTACCTCTCCAGCGCCCCCGAGGGACTGAGCGCCGCCGTCGTCACCGGCGGTCTGCCCTCCCTCGACGGACACGCGGACGACGTCTACCGCGCCGCCTACCCGCGCATCGAGCGCAAGGTCGCCGCGCACTACGCCCGCTACCCGCAGGACGTCGAGCGCGCCCGCCGGATCGCGGAGTACCTGCTCCAGCACGAGCCCGTGCTCAGCGGCGGCTACCGCCTGACCGCCGAGGCCTTCCAGTCGCTCGGCATCCTGCTCGGCGGCAGCGACGGCAGCCACCGTCTGCACTTCCTGCTGGAGGACGCCTTCGTCCGCACCCCGCAGGGCCCCGCCCTCTCCGACGCGTTCCAGGAGGAGGTCCAGGCGCTGCTGTCGTACGCGGGCCACCCCCTGTACGCGCTGGTCCACGAGGCCATCTACGCCCAGGGCGGCCGCCCCACCGACTGGTCCGCCGAACGCGTACGCGCCGAGTTCCCCCAGTTCGACGCGGCCAAGACCCTCGCGGACGACGGGCCCCTGCTCTTCACCGGCGAGTCCGTGCACCCCTGGATGTTCGAGACCGACCCGGCCCTGCGCCCGCTGCGCGACACCGCCGAGGAACTGGCCGCCCGCACCGACTGGGCGCCGCTGTACGACCCGGCCCGCCTCGCCGCGAACGAGGTGCCCGTCGCGGCGGCCGTCTACCACGACGACATGTACGTCGACGCGGACCACGCGCTGCGCACCGCCCGCGCCATCCGGGGCCTGCGCACCTGGGTGACCGACGAGTTCGAGCACGACGGGGTACGGGCCGGCGGCCCGCGCGTGCTGGACCGGCTGCTGGCGCTCACGCGCGACGACGTCTGAGCCGCCGGCGCTTCCCGCCTCTCTTCGCCATCATCCGTTCTCCTCTAGGATTCTGACGGCCTGTCAGGATCCTGAGGGGGCACGGATGATCGACACCACCCGCACGGACATTCCCAAGGGCGAGGAGCGGCTCCGCCTCGACGTGGAGGACGGCGTCGCCGTCCTCACCCTGTGCCGGCCGGCGAAGCTCAACGCCTGGAGCTGGGAGTCCACCCGCCAACTCGGCCTGTTCGCCGACCGGATCCGCTTCGACCCCGCGGTCCGCGCGGTGCTGCTGCGGGCCGAGGGCCGCGCCTTCTGCGCGGGGATCGACGTGAGCGCCCCGGGCGGAGCCATCACCGGCCGCTCGGGTTCCGAGCGGGCCCGCGCCTACTACGAGGGCATCCGCTGGGCCCATGAGCGCTTCGCCGCCTTCGCACGGCTGCCGCAGCCCGTCGTCGCGGCGGTCCAGGGCTACTGCCTCGGCTTCGGCTTCGAGCTCGCCCTGATGGCGGACATCAGGATCGCCGCACGCGACGCCCTGTTCGCCCTGCCCGAGGCCCAGTTGGGGCTCGCCGTGGACGCGGGCGGAGATCTGCGGATCGCCCGCGAGGCAGGCGCGGGGTGGGCGAAGTACCTGGCGCTGACCGGAAGAAGGCTGGACGCGCCGACGGCCGAACGCCTCCACCTCGTCCAACTCCTCGCGGAGGAGGGCGAGCTGGACGCCACGGCCCGGACCGTCGCCGCCGAGATCGCGGCGAACGCGCCGCTCGCGGTCCAGGGCGTCAAGCACGGCATCGACGCCTACGCCGAGACCCCCGTGACCGCGGCACTCGACCGGAGCGCCCTGTCCGCCGCGCTCACCCTCACCTCCGACGACGCGGCGGAGGGATACGCGGCCAGGGGCGCCCGGCGCGCGCCCCGCTTCGAGGGGAAGTGACCCACGTGTTTTGATCGGTCACTGCCGCGTACGACGAGACAGGGGGAGCGATGTCCGACAGTGAACTGCTCGCGAAGGAGTTCGAGGAGCACCGGGGCCGGCTGCGAGCGGTGGCGTACCGGATGCTCGGATCGCTGAGCGAGGCGGACGACGCCGTCCAGGAGACATGGCTCAAGCTCGGCCGCACCGACGCCGGTGAGATCAAGAACCTGGGCGGCTGGCTGACCACTGTGACCGGCCGGGTGTGCCTGGACATGCTGCGCTCCCGCGCCGCGCGCAGGGAGGACCCGCTGGAACCCTCGGGCACCTTCGTCCCCGACCCCGTGGTCAGCCCCCTGGACCGCATCGACCCCGAACAGGAGGTCCTGCTGGCCGACTCGGTCGGGCTCGCCCTCCTCGTCGTCCTGGAGACCCTGGAACCGGCCGAGCGGCTCGCGTTCGTGCTGCACGACATGTTCGCGGTGCCCTTCGACGACATCGCGCCCGTCGTCGGCCGCAACGCGGCCGCCACCCGTCAGCTCGCCAGCCGGGCCCGCCGCCGGGTCAAGGGAGCCGCGCCCGAGCCCGAGCGGGACGTCGTGCGGCAGCGTGAGGTCCTCGGCGCCTTCCTCGCGGCCTCGCGCGACGGGGACTTCGAGGCGCTCGTCACCGTCCTCGATCCCGATGTCGTCCTGCGCGCCGACGCGGGCGACCTGGTCGGCGGCGTGACCGTGTCCAAGCTGGTGCGCGGCGCCGAGGCGGTGGCCCGGCAGGCGCTCGCCTTCCGCCGGTTCGCGGCGAGTTCGCGGCTCGTCCGGGTCAACGGGGAGCTGGGGGTCGTCGCGATCGTGGACGGCAGGCCGCGGTCCGTCATGGGTGTCTCGATCGCCGACGGCAGGATCGTCGCCCTGTTCATCCTGGCCGACCCCGAACGGCTCGCCCGCCTCGATCTCGCGGGGGAGCGGCCGGGAGAGTGACGGACTGAGGAGCGACGGTCAGCCGGTGAAGGGACCACGCCCCAGCTGGTCCCGCACCGGCGTGACCGGCGGCGCGACCAGATCCCTGCGCTGCCAGTTGGCGCCGTCCACCACCAGGGTGTGACCGGTGATGAAACGGGCGTAGGGGGAGGCCAGGAACGTGGCGGCCCAGCCGAGTTCACGGGGCGCGCCGACGCGCAGGGCGGGCTGCCGCCGGTCCAGCGCGCCGCGCCCCCAGCCGCCCTCGCCTCCGCCGCCGCCCTCCGAGCCCTCCCCGGCCCGCGCGGTCCCGCCGTTCCCGGTACGCCCGCTGTCCGTCGCACCGGGTGCGGTGGAGGCCCGGGTCAGATTGCCTCGGATGGCGTCCGTCATGTCCTCGTGCGGCATCAGCCCCGGCACCAGTGCGTTGACCTGGATGCCGTACGGCCCCCACTCGACGGCCAGGGTCCGCACCAGGCTCTCCACGCCCGCCTTGGCCGCCGCGCTGTGCGCGAAACCGGGACCGCCGGTCCAGGCGTAGGACGCGCCGACGTCGATGACCGAGCCCGGCGTACCCGCCGCCAGATGCCTGCGGCCGAACTCACGGGTCATCAGAAACGTGCCCGTGAGCGTGATGTCGACGACCGCCTGCCAGGCGTTGGGGGACATGTCCTCCGTGGGGACGGGGAAGTTGGCGGCCGCGTTGTTGACCAGGACGTCGGGCAGCGCGCATCCGTCGAACACCTCGGAGATCCGCTTCGGATCCCGGACGTCGCAGACGGCGGAGTCGACCCGGGTGCCCAGCCCCGCCAACTCCGCCCGGGCGCGCGAGAGATGACGTTCGCGGCGGCTGACGATCAGAAGGTCGGCGCCCAGCCGGGCGAACTCCGCCGCGATCGCCTTCCCGAGTCCCGTGCCGCCGCCCGTGACGAGCACGAGCGAGCCGTCGTACGTCCCGGGAGGCAGGGCGCTCGCGCCCAGCGGGGGAGGAGTGGGGAGACCGGGGAACGCGGTGTCGTCCATGGCGGAGTCGATACCCGGTGTGACGTGAAACATCCGGAGCGCGAGCCCGCCGGTCGCCGCGCCGCGGGCAAGCCGTCAAGTCGGCCCAGTTCAGCGGGCCTGCGAGGTCGGTAGGCTGGAGGACATGCCAGAAGAAGTCAGCACATCCCCGGGCCCTCGTGACGAACTGCGCGCCGACTGCGGTCAGTGCTTCGGGCTGTGCTGCGTCGCCCTGCCCTTCTCCCGCTCGGCCGACTTCGCGATCGACAAGGCCGCGGGCGAACCCTGCCCGAACCTGCGCGGCGACTCCCGGTGCGGCATCCACACCCGGCTGCGGCAGAAGGGGTTCACGGGCTGCACGGTCTACGACTGCTTCGGCGCGGGGCAGCACGTCTCCCAGGTGACCTTCCACGGCGTGGACTGGCGCTCGGGGTCCGAGGAGCAGGCCCGGCTGATGTTCGACGTGTTCCCCGTCGTACGCCATCTCCACGAAATGCTCTGGTACTTGAACGAGGCACTCACGCTCCCCGCCGCCCGTCCGGTGCACGCGGACGTCCGGCGTCTGCTCTCGGCGACCGAGCGTCTCGCCGGGGGGACCCCGCAGGAGCTGGCCGCGCTGGACGTGGGCGCGCACCGGCAGAAGACCGGCGAACTGCTGCTGAAGGTCAGTGAACTCGTCCGGGCGGGGACCGGAGCCGGCAGGAGGAAGGACCGGCGCGGCGCCGATCTGATGGGTGCCCGGCTCAAGGGCGCCGACCTGCGCGGCGCGAGTCTGCGCGGAGCCCTGCTCATCGCGGCCGACCTCACCGGGGCCGACCTGCGCTGTGCCGATCTGCTCGGCGCCGACCTCCGGGACACCGACCTCACCGACGCCGATCTCACCGGGGCCCTCTTCCTCACGCAGCCACAGCTCGACGCGGCCCGCGGCGGCGCCGGCACCCGGCTCCCGGACTCGGTCGGCCGCCCCGGCCACTGGACCGACCGGAACTGAGCGGGCCCCTGGAGAACTCGGGCCCGGCGGCCCGGGGGCCCTGTCTCACTCGGCCGCGCGGGCCAGGTCCGCCTCCCGCCCCGCTTCCACGGGCGTGCGCCGATCGAGGTGCAGGCGCAGCCCCTCCGGCATCAGCGTCAGCCGCTCGGCCACCCGCAGCCGGTAGCCGGGGTCGGGCCGCAGGTCGTAGCGGCGCAGCAGCAGGCCGAGGACCAGGGTCGCCTCGTGCAGCGCGAACTGGCGGCCGATACAGGCGCGCGCCCCGGTGCCGAACGGCTTGAAGGTGTGCGCGGGCCTGGCCCGTACCGCCTTCGCGTCGAAGCGGTCCGGGTCGAACTCCTCCGCGTCTGCGCCCCAGACCTGCGGGTCGCGGTGCAGCATCGGGGTCAGGACCAGCGCCCAAGCGCCCCGGCGCATCGGATGGACACCGCCGAGCACGGTGTCCTGCCGGGCCTCGCGCGCGAACGCCGGTGCCGTCGGCCACAGCCGCAGCGACTCGTCCAGGACCCGCCGTACGTAGCGGAGCCGGGCGACCTGCTCGTAGCCCGGCCGCTCCGTGCCGCCCCAGACCCGTTCGACCTCGGCCCGCGCGCGGGCGGCGGCCTGCGGGTGCCGGGCGAGGTAGTGCAGGGCGAAGGACAGGGCGCCCGAGGTGGTCTCGTGGCCGGCGATCAGGAAGGTGATGACCTGGCGGCGGATGTTCTCCGGGGTCAGCCGCTCCCCGGTGGCGGGGTGGGCCGTCTCCAGCATCCGGTCGAGCAGGTCGCCGCCACCGCCGCCCCCGGCACGGCGGGAGGCCACCACGGCGTCGACCGTGCGGTTGAGGTAAGCCATGTCCGCCGCGTTGCGCCGGGATGCGCCCCGCAGCAGGAACGGCGCCAGCGGGACCGGGACGACGTTGAGGCGCTGCGCGTAGGTCAGCGTGCCCACCATCGCGTCCACGAAGGGGTGCGGCCGGGAGCGCTCGAAGGAGGCGAAGTCATGGCCGAAGCCGGTCCTGGCGATGGTCTCCAGCGTCAGCTTCGTCATGTCGCCCGGCACGTCCACCGCGCGGCCCGCCGCCTGTTCCCGGTCCCAGTGGTCCGTCAGCCGCTCGGTCACGGCCAGCATCATCGGGTGGTAGCCCTCCATGGCCTCGCGGCTGAACCCGGGGGCCAGCACGTCGTGCGCCAACTGCCAGTTGGGCTCGTGGTTGTAGGCGGTGAACAGTCCGTCCCCGGCGACCGGGCGGAGGTTGGCGACCCCAAGGCCCACGTGCTTGGCGAAGCGTGTCTCGTCGGCCAGTTCGGCCGCGAGTCCGGCGCCCCAGACGAAGACGATCTCGTTGCGGAAGGCCCGGCGCCGGAAGATCGGTCCGAGCCTGCGCCCGAACTTCATGGAGTCCTGGAGCGGGGAACGGACGTCGGCGCCGAGCACATCGCCGACCAGGGGGACACGGCGCGGCGGGTGCGGGATGCGGTGCAGCTCGGGCCAGCCCAGTTCCGCGCTGCGGAACCCCTTGGGCCGCGCCCCCTCCTTCGTGTCCGCCATGACGCCATCTCCCTTGTGATCCGGGCCGGTTGAGCCTGTTGTACGCGAGTTCAATAGCGGTTCCCAGTCTGATCCCGTCGCTGAACCCGCGTCAAGTAAGGTGCGGGCATGACGGGGAGGCAGGGGGAACGCGCACGCCGCCGGCTCAGTACCGCGGAGCGCCGGGAGCAGTTGCTGTCGGTCGGCGCCCGCCTGTTCTCGGAGAGCCCGTACGACGACGTCTGGATCGAGCAGGTCGCCGAGATCGC
Proteins encoded:
- a CDS encoding alpha/beta fold hydrolase translates to MTVSYRQPGVVLTDHRFTVPLDHDRPAGESIELFAREVVASDKAHRNLPWMVYLQGGPGFGANRFVGRQAWLDRALEDFRVLLLDQRGTGHSTPANRQTLPLRGGPREQAEYLAHFRADSIVRDCEAIRPGLTGGAPWTVLGQSFGGFCTVRYLSSAPEGLSAAVVTGGLPSLDGHADDVYRAAYPRIERKVAAHYARYPQDVERARRIAEYLLQHEPVLSGGYRLTAEAFQSLGILLGGSDGSHRLHFLLEDAFVRTPQGPALSDAFQEEVQALLSYAGHPLYALVHEAIYAQGGRPTDWSAERVRAEFPQFDAAKTLADDGPLLFTGESVHPWMFETDPALRPLRDTAEELAARTDWAPLYDPARLAANEVPVAAAVYHDDMYVDADHALRTARAIRGLRTWVTDEFEHDGVRAGGPRVLDRLLALTRDDV
- a CDS encoding enoyl-CoA hydratase/isomerase family protein encodes the protein MIDTTRTDIPKGEERLRLDVEDGVAVLTLCRPAKLNAWSWESTRQLGLFADRIRFDPAVRAVLLRAEGRAFCAGIDVSAPGGAITGRSGSERARAYYEGIRWAHERFAAFARLPQPVVAAVQGYCLGFGFELALMADIRIAARDALFALPEAQLGLAVDAGGDLRIAREAGAGWAKYLALTGRRLDAPTAERLHLVQLLAEEGELDATARTVAAEIAANAPLAVQGVKHGIDAYAETPVTAALDRSALSAALTLTSDDAAEGYAARGARRAPRFEGK
- the sigJ gene encoding RNA polymerase sigma factor SigJ, which produces MSDSELLAKEFEEHRGRLRAVAYRMLGSLSEADDAVQETWLKLGRTDAGEIKNLGGWLTTVTGRVCLDMLRSRAARREDPLEPSGTFVPDPVVSPLDRIDPEQEVLLADSVGLALLVVLETLEPAERLAFVLHDMFAVPFDDIAPVVGRNAAATRQLASRARRRVKGAAPEPERDVVRQREVLGAFLAASRDGDFEALVTVLDPDVVLRADAGDLVGGVTVSKLVRGAEAVARQALAFRRFAASSRLVRVNGELGVVAIVDGRPRSVMGVSIADGRIVALFILADPERLARLDLAGERPGE
- a CDS encoding SDR family oxidoreductase; its protein translation is MDDTAFPGLPTPPPLGASALPPGTYDGSLVLVTGGGTGLGKAIAAEFARLGADLLIVSRRERHLSRARAELAGLGTRVDSAVCDVRDPKRISEVFDGCALPDVLVNNAAANFPVPTEDMSPNAWQAVVDITLTGTFLMTREFGRRHLAAGTPGSVIDVGASYAWTGGPGFAHSAAAKAGVESLVRTLAVEWGPYGIQVNALVPGLMPHEDMTDAIRGNLTRASTAPGATDSGRTGNGGTARAGEGSEGGGGGEGGWGRGALDRRQPALRVGAPRELGWAATFLASPYARFITGHTLVVDGANWQRRDLVAPPVTPVRDQLGRGPFTG
- a CDS encoding pentapeptide repeat-containing protein; its protein translation is MPEEVSTSPGPRDELRADCGQCFGLCCVALPFSRSADFAIDKAAGEPCPNLRGDSRCGIHTRLRQKGFTGCTVYDCFGAGQHVSQVTFHGVDWRSGSEEQARLMFDVFPVVRHLHEMLWYLNEALTLPAARPVHADVRRLLSATERLAGGTPQELAALDVGAHRQKTGELLLKVSELVRAGTGAGRRKDRRGADLMGARLKGADLRGASLRGALLIAADLTGADLRCADLLGADLRDTDLTDADLTGALFLTQPQLDAARGGAGTRLPDSVGRPGHWTDRN
- a CDS encoding cytochrome P450; this encodes MADTKEGARPKGFRSAELGWPELHRIPHPPRRVPLVGDVLGADVRSPLQDSMKFGRRLGPIFRRRAFRNEIVFVWGAGLAAELADETRFAKHVGLGVANLRPVAGDGLFTAYNHEPNWQLAHDVLAPGFSREAMEGYHPMMLAVTERLTDHWDREQAAGRAVDVPGDMTKLTLETIARTGFGHDFASFERSRPHPFVDAMVGTLTYAQRLNVVPVPLAPFLLRGASRRNAADMAYLNRTVDAVVASRRAGGGGGGDLLDRMLETAHPATGERLTPENIRRQVITFLIAGHETTSGALSFALHYLARHPQAAARARAEVERVWGGTERPGYEQVARLRYVRRVLDESLRLWPTAPAFAREARQDTVLGGVHPMRRGAWALVLTPMLHRDPQVWGADAEEFDPDRFDAKAVRARPAHTFKPFGTGARACIGRQFALHEATLVLGLLLRRYDLRPDPGYRLRVAERLTLMPEGLRLHLDRRTPVEAGREADLARAAE